Genomic segment of Mycobacterium sp. 050128:
CGCCATTTACGACCTGCCGTTGCGGGCATTTCTGTTCTGGGTCGATTCCACGCTTCGCTACCGGCTGCACAAGCACGTCAAGAGCGAACGGTTTCTGCTCGGCTGCAACATGGCAATTCGCGCAACGGCATGGAAGGGCGTTCGTCTTCAGACGCAGCTGGACCCCGAAATGCTCCTGCACGAAGATATCGACCTCGCGCTGACGCTGTTCGAGAACAATTTCAAGATTTCCTATGCGCCGTCCATGGTCGCCGCTATCTCGGGCCGACGGGTGGAAGACTCACCGCGCGATTTCTACCGATATGCCACGCGTTACACGCGGACGACCAAACTGCACGGCATCAAGAGCCCCACGGCACATACGACGATTGCCACCCTGCTGCTGCTGTATTACCCGTTCCGCACGATGCGGTTCTTCTACGACGCCGACCGACAGAGATTCACGTTGGCAAAGCTGCGGGACCGCCTGCCACGCGCAAGGGCGCGTAGTGCGCCCGGCGCGCAGCAACCAAGCGCGGCTTAATGCTTGGCAGCAGTTGACAATCCGGGCGGATTCGCCCGTCGACTAGAGCAATCCCACCAGTTGCAAGTCGGTGACGTACTTGATGATGACCGGTGCCGTGATGTGCGGGATGTCGTTGTCCGCACCGATTTTCGCTTCCTGCACCGCGGCGCGGAATCGGTCGGTTGGCGCGAACGACCCGCGGGTCGGCTCGAGCGGCTGGATCTGCTCGGGGTTGTGCAGCATCAACTGCAGCATCTGAAGCACGGAATGCTGGCGCTGCCGGTCCGGCAGGGCCCGCAGGCCGATCTCGAACTGCCGCACCCACTCCGCGAAGTCGTCGATGCGCTGGATCGGATAGCCGGCCTCGATCAGCCAGTCGACGTAGGTGTCGATTCCGATGCCGTCGTCGTGCGGGTTCATCACGTGATAGGTCTCGAACCCGTCGACCACTTGGGCCCCCAGGGTGGCGATCGACTCGGCGACGAATTCGACGGGCAGCGCGTCGTAGTGCGCCCGCTGCCGATTGCCGTTCTCGTCACGGCGGTAGAACGAAGCGGGCGCGACGCCGGTGGCCACCAGGCTCAGGATCATCCGGGTGACGATATCGGTCACGTTGAACTGACCCGCATAGCTGACGTCGGACAGGATCATGTCGCTGCGGAACACCGAAACCGGAAGCCCGAACTGCTCATTGGCCTCCCGCAGCAACACCTCACCGGCCCACTTGCTGTTGCCGTAGCCGTTGGCGTAGCTGCCGTCGAGGACGCGGGTCGGACTGACCACGCGGATGTCGGCATCCTCGGTGAACAGCGCCGGCTCGACCTGGCGACCGAGGTCGGAGGTCGACACGTACGCATACGGCTTCATCCGGGAGGTCAGCGCGAACTTGATCAGCTCGCCGGTACCAACGACGTTGGGCCCGAACAACTCTCGGTACGGCAGCACGCCGTTGACCACGGCTGCCGAGTCGACGATCAGATCGACGGTATCGGCCAGCCGCTGATAGGTCTGCTCGTCGAGACCCAGATTGGCTTCGCCCTTGTCGCCGGCGACGACCTCGAGATGATCGGCGGCCAGCTGGTGGAAGTGGTCCACCAACTGCGGGTCGCCACTGTCGAATGTCTTCTCCAGCCGACGCCACGCCTCCTGATCGGAGCCGGCTCGCACCAGGCAGATCAGCTTGCCGTCAACACGTTTCAGTTGCTTGAGCCACTCCAGCGCCAGGTAACGCCCCAGGAACCCGGTCGCCCCGGTCAACAACACCGTGCGCGCTTCGGCGCTCGGGGCCGGCAGCGTCGGAGCGCCGAGCAACGTCGTCTCGTCGATGAACTTGTCCAGGGTGAGGTCGCTGGCGCGCAGCTCCTCGGTGTCGCGGCCGTGCACGGCGACGTAACTCGGGCCGTTGGCATCGGTCTCGTCGGCGTCTGCGGCACTGTCCAGGCGCTGGCTCATGGCGCGAACCGACGGCGCCTCGAACAGCGTGCGCACCGACAGGTTGGAATCGAACGCCGTGTTGATCGCGGCGACCACGCGCATCGCCGACAGCGAATCGCCACCCAGGTCGAAGAAGGAGTTCTCGACGCCGACCCGCTCGATGCCGAGCACCTGGCCGTAGATCCCGGCCACGATCTCCTCGGTGGGTGTCGCGGGCGGGATGTAGCGGACCGCACTCTGGTATTCGGGTGCGGGCAGGGCGCGTTTGTCGAGCTTGCCGTTGACGGTGCGCGGCAGCGTGTCGAGCACGACGATCGCCGTCGGAACCATGTAGGCCGGCAGCCGCTCGCCCAGCAGGCCGCGCATCTGGGCAGTGTCGACATCGCCGGTGACCGTGACGTACCCGACCAGCCGCTTGTCACCGGGACGGTCCTCGCGAGCGATCACCGCCGCGGCCTGCACCCCGTCCAGGGCGGCCAGCGCCGCCTGCACCTCACCGAGCTCGATGCGGTAACCGCGGATCTTGACCTGCTCGTCGGCACGGCCCAAGTACTGCAACTGCCCGTCGGCACCCCAGCGCACCAAATCGCCGGTGCGATACATCCGGTCGCCCCGCTCGCTGAACGGGCACGCCACGAACCGCGACGCGGTCAGGCCGGCCCTGCGCAGATAGCCGACGGCCACACCCCGGCCCGCGATGTACAACTCGCCGACCACGCCCTCGGGAGCCGGCCGCAGCCACTTGTCCAGCACGAACAACGCCGCACCCGGTACCGGCACGCCGATCGGCGCGCCCTCGCCGGCCTTCATCGGCGCACTGATCGCGGCATAGATGGTGGCTTCGGTCGGACCGTAGGCGTTGATCATCACGCGTCCCGGCGCCCACTTGTCCACCAACTCGTTGGGGCTGGCCTCCCCGGCCATCACCAACGTCGCGGACTCCAACCCCTCGCCCGGCATCATCGCCAGCGCCGACGGAGTTTGACCCACCACGGTCACCTGCTCGGCGACCAGCAAGTCGCGCAGCTCGTGAGCCGACGCCGCTGCCGATTCGGGCACCACGACCAGCCGTGCACCGTGCAGCAGTGCGGTGAAGATCTCCCACACCGAGACATCGAAGCTGTAGGAGTGCCACTGCGACCACACCTGGTCCGGGCCGGTCGGCGCGCCGGGGTCGGGCGCTTCCAGCAACGACGTCGCGTTGTGGTGGGTGATCGCCACGCCCTTGGGCACCCCGGTCGTCCCCGAGGTGTAGATCGTGTACGC
This window contains:
- a CDS encoding glycosyltransferase; this encodes MAQQPSVTIVIPAYNEERFIGNCLESCINQTSAPDEIIVVNNKSTDDTASIVRKYQAAAPHLDIQLLDQSAYQGAAPTRDYGFDHARCDVFGRIDADTVIPPDWVEKVRNYFQDPDIDAASGPIAIYDLPLRAFLFWVDSTLRYRLHKHVKSERFLLGCNMAIRATAWKGVRLQTQLDPEMLLHEDIDLALTLFENNFKISYAPSMVAAISGRRVEDSPRDFYRYATRYTRTTKLHGIKSPTAHTTIATLLLLYYPFRTMRFFYDADRQRFTLAKLRDRLPRARARSAPGAQQPSAA